The proteins below are encoded in one region of Ereboglobus luteus:
- a CDS encoding lactonase family protein: protein MCLKARRGSGNRAKWKPKASEWREEAIFLLIAPLRTGAARLLSVPIDLAQGLVSHAFISLNFSFHHDFSRDIRAVRLFWHLHTQTSEQGIYVAGFDEKVGATSEPTLAAEAANPTFLATHPTLPVLYAVGGDDKTGGVVLAYAIDPKSGGLTLINQVADGATNGTYISVTPDGRTVLTAHYSGGYLQSFPIRADGSLGECASRVEHTLTGKHPQQSAPHPHCIKVSPDGCFAFAADLAADRIFSYRITPESKLADGKVAAALAEGCGVRHLAFSPDARFMYAINELAATVTVFAYDAATGGLREIETVSTVPPDFSGRRWSAEVAVHRSGKFLYASNRANDESIAAFAVDPASGRLAFLQRTGGLAHPRHFAISPDGGWLLCANQDANNVASFRIDATTGKLAEPAKRFGVPACVCVVFWPAK, encoded by the coding sequence GTGTGTTTGAAAGCGCGTAGAGGAAGCGGGAATCGGGCAAAATGGAAGCCGAAAGCGTCGGAATGGAGAGAGGAGGCGATCTTTCTTTTAATTGCGCCCTTGCGAACGGGTGCGGCGCGCCTTTTATCCGTTCCCATAGACTTGGCACAGGGTTTGGTTTCGCATGCGTTTATTTCTCTCAACTTTTCTTTTCATCATGACTTCTCTCGCGACATCCGGGCAGTTCGTTTATTTTGGCACTTACACACGCAAACCTCCGAGCAGGGGATTTATGTGGCGGGGTTTGATGAAAAAGTTGGCGCGACATCCGAGCCGACGCTGGCGGCGGAAGCGGCGAACCCGACCTTTCTGGCAACGCATCCGACACTGCCGGTGCTTTACGCGGTGGGCGGCGACGACAAGACGGGCGGTGTTGTGCTGGCATACGCGATTGATCCGAAATCGGGAGGGCTCACGCTTATCAACCAAGTCGCCGATGGTGCGACAAACGGCACTTACATCTCGGTCACACCGGACGGGCGCACAGTGCTCACTGCGCATTATTCGGGCGGGTATTTGCAATCGTTTCCGATTCGCGCGGACGGCTCGCTCGGCGAGTGCGCGTCGCGTGTCGAGCACACGCTGACGGGAAAACATCCGCAGCAATCAGCGCCTCATCCGCATTGCATCAAAGTGTCCCCTGACGGATGCTTCGCATTTGCGGCGGACCTGGCGGCGGACAGGATTTTCTCATATCGCATCACGCCTGAAAGCAAACTGGCCGACGGCAAAGTGGCCGCGGCGCTTGCGGAAGGTTGCGGCGTGCGGCACCTGGCATTTTCCCCGGACGCGCGGTTCATGTATGCGATCAACGAGCTGGCCGCAACGGTGACGGTTTTCGCCTACGATGCCGCGACCGGAGGGTTGCGCGAAATCGAAACCGTTTCGACGGTTCCCCCGGATTTTTCGGGACGCCGCTGGTCGGCGGAAGTGGCGGTGCATCGCTCGGGAAAATTCCTGTATGCGTCAAATCGCGCGAACGACGAGAGCATCGCGGCGTTTGCCGTCGATCCGGCGAGCGGACGGCTGGCGTTCTTGCAGCGCACGGGCGGCCTGGCGCACCCGCGGCATTTTGCGATCAGCCCGGACGGCGGCTGGCTGCTCTGCGCGAACCAGGATGCGAATAACGTCGCAAGTTTCCGCATCGACGCGACGACAGGGAAACTCGCGGAGCCCGCAAAACGATTCGGCGTGCCGGCGTGCGTGTGTGTTGTGTTTTGGCCCGCGAAGTGA
- a CDS encoding CPBP family intramembrane glutamic endopeptidase translates to MCRGVFLRGMLNRLRPWTAIVLSAVFFAVMHLNPWQAVSAFTIGLVLGWIYMRTRSVALCVFVHALNNAVALYFMSKMNTVSEADLFWENTWWMNLGGVALLAAGVTWLCLATRKGAPPDEYAASKPPPLPQMSTEPTSN, encoded by the coding sequence TTGTGCAGGGGGGTGTTTTTGCGCGGAATGCTTAACAGGTTGCGTCCGTGGACGGCGATTGTGCTGTCGGCGGTTTTTTTCGCGGTCATGCACTTGAATCCGTGGCAGGCGGTGTCGGCGTTTACGATCGGGCTGGTGCTGGGGTGGATTTACATGCGCACGCGGTCGGTGGCGCTTTGCGTTTTTGTGCACGCGCTCAACAATGCGGTGGCGCTCTACTTCATGAGCAAAATGAACACCGTGTCCGAGGCTGATTTGTTTTGGGAAAACACTTGGTGGATGAATCTCGGCGGGGTGGCATTGCTCGCAGCGGGTGTGACGTGGTTGTGTCTCGCCACGCGCAAAGGCGCGCCACCGGATGAATACGCGGCGTCCAAACCCCCGCCGCTGCCGCAGATGTCGACGGAGCCGACGAGCAACTGA
- the rseP gene encoding RIP metalloprotease RseP encodes MDLLQTIFSNAWYIALAIFFLGVSIFVHELGHFLAARKRGMKVERFSIGFGPKIVSWTGKDGVEYRLSWLPLGGYVALPQLADMGAIEGETQTAAEKLPPISFSTKVIVASAGAVFNVIFAFLLATIVWAVGQQVSEQPNVIGVVRPSIETSDGKIITSPAAAAGIKAGDTVLAVDGRKVSTFSDIFESIMLGSGRGENDKPKATLTIKRDGAIRDIDVFPAYVSRDNLRSIGISIATKVVAADIVPGSAAADAGLKPGDILLTVDRREIQSTSTIIDHIAQTKEKPITLKYTRADKEHTITLTPRLSENPQTKEPAYMIGVTLGAILPVRTVHIAPWEQIGEVFTRTWRTLKSLGNRNSDIGLDKMSGPIGIVTIISSAAKSSIIDVFYFLVLINVSLAIFNMLPIPVLDGGHILFAVIAKLRGRPLPASVIATTQSVFMLLLFSMIIYVSFFDVRRNLPQSKPAPAAQQQAPAEPATEAPSK; translated from the coding sequence ATGGATCTCCTCCAAACAATTTTTTCCAACGCCTGGTATATCGCGCTCGCCATTTTTTTCCTGGGCGTGTCGATCTTTGTCCATGAACTCGGCCATTTTCTCGCAGCGCGCAAACGCGGCATGAAAGTCGAGCGCTTCTCGATTGGGTTCGGCCCGAAAATCGTTTCATGGACCGGCAAGGACGGCGTCGAATACCGGCTCTCCTGGCTGCCGCTCGGCGGCTACGTCGCGCTGCCGCAGCTCGCCGACATGGGCGCGATCGAGGGCGAGACCCAAACCGCCGCTGAAAAACTCCCGCCGATTTCATTTTCAACCAAGGTGATCGTCGCCTCGGCCGGCGCGGTCTTCAACGTGATCTTCGCATTCCTGCTCGCGACAATCGTATGGGCGGTCGGCCAGCAGGTATCGGAGCAACCCAATGTCATCGGCGTTGTGCGCCCGAGCATTGAAACAAGCGACGGCAAAATAATCACCAGTCCCGCGGCCGCGGCGGGCATCAAGGCGGGCGACACCGTGCTCGCGGTTGACGGACGCAAAGTCTCCACGTTCAGCGACATCTTCGAAAGCATCATGCTCGGCTCCGGTCGTGGTGAAAACGACAAGCCCAAGGCCACGCTCACCATCAAACGCGACGGGGCGATCCGCGACATTGATGTTTTTCCCGCTTATGTTTCGCGCGACAATCTTCGCAGCATAGGCATCTCGATTGCCACAAAAGTCGTCGCGGCGGACATCGTCCCGGGCTCCGCCGCAGCGGATGCGGGACTCAAACCCGGTGACATTCTGCTGACGGTTGACAGGCGCGAAATCCAAAGCACCTCGACAATCATCGACCATATCGCGCAAACAAAGGAGAAGCCGATCACCCTTAAATACACTCGCGCGGACAAGGAGCACACAATCACGCTCACCCCTCGCCTCTCGGAAAATCCCCAGACCAAGGAACCCGCCTACATGATTGGCGTGACACTGGGCGCCATACTCCCGGTCAGAACGGTGCACATCGCGCCCTGGGAGCAAATCGGGGAGGTTTTCACGCGCACCTGGCGCACGCTCAAAAGCCTCGGCAATCGCAACTCCGACATCGGCCTCGACAAAATGAGCGGCCCCATCGGCATCGTCACGATCATCAGTTCGGCGGCAAAATCCAGCATCATCGATGTCTTCTATTTCCTTGTCCTGATCAACGTCAGCCTCGCGATCTTCAACATGCTGCCGATCCCCGTGCTCGACGGCGGACACATTCTCTTTGCTGTCATCGCAAAACTCCGCGGACGCCCCCTGCCCGCAAGCGTCATCGCAACCACGCAAAGCGTCTTCATGCTCCTTCTGTTTTCGATGATCATCTACGTGAGCTTTTTCGATGTGCGTCGCAATCTCCCGCAATCCAAGCCCGCGCCCGCCGCGCAGCAACAAGCGCCAGCTGAACCGGCAACCGAGGCACCGTCGAAATAA
- a CDS encoding ACT domain-containing protein, which translates to MQLRFQLLPGAYVVAKLAGSVPAFPMEAKPRALFSLTLTDDEVSLVCEEGGVPASAVCASIQRDWRVLKIEGVLDFSLVGILARITGVLSSKGISIFALSTYNTDYILVQSKSLPAAMSALRAEGYVISE; encoded by the coding sequence ATGCAGTTGCGATTCCAGTTACTACCGGGGGCCTACGTCGTCGCAAAACTTGCCGGTTCCGTCCCTGCGTTTCCAATGGAGGCGAAGCCACGCGCGTTGTTTTCGCTCACACTCACCGATGATGAAGTCTCGCTTGTGTGCGAGGAAGGCGGGGTGCCTGCATCGGCAGTGTGCGCAAGCATCCAGCGCGACTGGCGCGTCTTGAAAATTGAAGGCGTCCTGGACTTTTCACTTGTGGGAATCCTCGCGCGGATCACGGGGGTGCTTTCGTCGAAGGGCATCAGCATTTTTGCGCTCTCGACCTACAATACGGATTACATCCTGGTGCAATCGAAGTCGCTTCCCGCCGCGATGAGCGCCCTGAGGGCGGAGGGGTATGTGATATCCGAATAA
- a CDS encoding PQQ-binding-like beta-propeller repeat protein, whose protein sequence is MSLRAFTFSDGISNKYWYLQISGSSFSTLTGKIGGSAAGKLETKTFPSSEVCEKEAAALVAQRVRKGFEEVTDAGALADAASAFQSVASAPPAPAAAPQSVLSRPSLGIQDQDVRKFLRLCGKGDIEAVRCFLKEGLDPDAATEWGHAYDEAIKNGHEEIVRLFTPLIKTFAFQGSGHIETAAGRGDAMVRVMIDSGHDVARDPHVIKILPHVGAELAVEIIGRAGLDLKSAACEHLLCRAIVAKNRPFADWLLGHGAQCSSIDPQSGLGVMHAALELYGHDLDFVRRLVGAGAKVSAISRGHHGGGLTAIEHARGKMSAEVEHFAAAHDDGEIPPEDLFRAARHGGTHLIERYLSRPFSKINVRDSAGRTLLHHACFTEHESDAIIVAMFLIKRGIDANARDSLGRNALFYYNFTSSGTPSALGKQINAFLGVDNFHNAVLAGVSSIMWKDLREAAGYKEPASPGERFKQWLSGAIGDRDMLTLILKKAGADVDCADNEGMTPLLFHARHEPQIDGLDAPCDASPNAMARDPHMRRYHALWSLLRAGADVTRRYRDNGATALHCVQSSDIFEKEKLHQLFRRLGADVDARDANGRTPLHYAALCVSEEQFMDLHTEDAIEDLVTHGGADPNIGDNDGNTPLHLALRNPRVGRYASRALLKHGANPFAKNKTGRTPEDIMVELDVRKGYDEAIREYVAKSRAPGDVAIAWSPVPIAGKPDAPASQLALRAALALGKYDIDYITALAPDRIFVIGLHDQAHCINSLTGEILWRHAGMHYPVMHGGTLYCGLDDKRFGALDPATGAELWSVGVGSEVRTPVQIHEGRLAIFSAGRAVVAVDIAARAQHWKLTQDERAPDQILLWKNQAVFISPKLGEDMLCYVDIASGAKTDEQSVNIHDSPMLLVGDTAWALLYQELHRLDLGTGKCLPTGHEFEDDSRWRDYSVRRVMHHDGKLYIFTSLQPRQKDADGNREKNTYRLCVIDGNKALTVTDCESDGAVAIAGDKFIHLSHADRRLGVYNLNTKAWAHWHFPWFTGSDEVERHMHISDGCIFVSQKGGDKHAERDLLYVIG, encoded by the coding sequence ATGTCCCTTCGCGCTTTCACTTTTTCCGACGGAATCTCGAACAAATACTGGTATCTGCAGATCAGCGGGAGCAGCTTTTCGACGTTGACGGGGAAGATCGGCGGCTCGGCGGCGGGGAAACTTGAAACGAAAACTTTTCCCTCGTCCGAGGTTTGCGAAAAGGAGGCCGCCGCGCTTGTGGCGCAGCGCGTGCGCAAGGGGTTTGAGGAGGTCACGGACGCCGGGGCGCTGGCCGACGCCGCGAGCGCTTTTCAGTCGGTCGCGTCCGCACCTCCCGCGCCGGCCGCCGCGCCGCAATCCGTTCTTTCGCGTCCTTCGCTTGGCATACAGGACCAGGATGTTCGCAAATTTCTGCGCCTTTGCGGCAAGGGCGACATCGAGGCCGTCCGCTGTTTTCTCAAGGAGGGGCTCGATCCCGACGCGGCGACCGAGTGGGGGCACGCCTACGACGAGGCCATCAAAAACGGTCACGAGGAAATCGTCCGGCTTTTCACTCCGCTGATAAAGACATTCGCGTTTCAAGGCTCCGGACACATCGAAACCGCGGCGGGGCGGGGCGACGCCATGGTGCGCGTCATGATTGATTCCGGCCACGATGTCGCGCGCGATCCGCACGTCATAAAAATACTGCCGCACGTCGGCGCCGAGCTTGCCGTGGAGATCATCGGGCGCGCCGGGCTCGACTTAAAATCCGCCGCGTGCGAACACCTGCTTTGCCGCGCGATTGTGGCGAAGAACCGTCCGTTTGCCGACTGGCTTCTTGGGCACGGCGCGCAGTGTTCGTCGATCGATCCGCAAAGCGGGCTTGGCGTGATGCATGCGGCGCTTGAGCTCTACGGGCACGACTTGGATTTTGTCCGCCGTCTCGTCGGGGCGGGCGCCAAGGTCAGCGCGATCAGCCGCGGTCATCATGGCGGCGGTCTCACGGCGATTGAGCATGCCCGCGGTAAAATGAGCGCCGAGGTGGAGCATTTTGCCGCGGCGCACGATGACGGCGAAATTCCGCCGGAGGACCTTTTCCGCGCCGCGCGCCATGGCGGGACGCATTTGATCGAGCGCTATCTTTCCCGTCCGTTCAGCAAAATAAACGTGCGCGATTCGGCGGGGCGCACGCTTTTGCACCACGCCTGTTTTACGGAGCACGAGAGCGACGCGATCATCGTGGCGATGTTTCTCATCAAGCGCGGCATCGACGCCAACGCCCGCGATTCGCTCGGCCGCAACGCGCTGTTCTATTACAACTTCACCAGCTCCGGCACGCCCTCCGCGCTCGGCAAGCAGATAAACGCATTTCTGGGCGTGGACAATTTTCACAACGCCGTGCTGGCGGGCGTCAGCTCGATTATGTGGAAGGATTTGCGCGAGGCCGCCGGATACAAGGAGCCCGCCTCGCCCGGGGAGCGTTTCAAGCAATGGCTTTCCGGCGCGATCGGCGACCGCGACATGCTCACGCTCATTTTGAAAAAGGCCGGCGCCGATGTCGATTGCGCCGACAACGAGGGCATGACGCCGCTTCTGTTTCACGCGCGCCACGAGCCGCAAATCGACGGGCTGGACGCGCCGTGCGACGCGTCGCCGAACGCCATGGCGCGCGATCCGCACATGCGCCGCTACCATGCGCTTTGGTCGCTGCTTCGCGCCGGCGCGGATGTCACCCGGCGCTATCGCGACAACGGCGCGACGGCGCTGCATTGCGTGCAAAGCTCGGATATTTTTGAGAAGGAAAAACTGCACCAGCTTTTCCGCCGTCTGGGCGCCGATGTGGACGCCCGCGACGCGAACGGTCGCACGCCGCTGCACTACGCCGCGCTTTGCGTTAGCGAGGAACAGTTCATGGATCTTCACACCGAGGACGCCATCGAGGACCTCGTCACCCACGGCGGTGCGGACCCGAATATCGGCGACAATGACGGCAACACTCCGCTGCATCTGGCGCTGCGCAATCCGCGCGTCGGGCGTTATGCCTCCCGCGCGCTGCTCAAGCATGGCGCGAATCCTTTTGCGAAAAACAAAACCGGCCGGACGCCCGAGGACATCATGGTCGAGCTCGATGTCCGCAAGGGTTACGACGAGGCGATTCGCGAATACGTCGCCAAATCCCGCGCGCCGGGCGATGTCGCGATTGCGTGGAGTCCGGTGCCTATTGCCGGCAAGCCGGACGCGCCCGCCTCGCAACTCGCGCTCCGTGCCGCGCTCGCCCTCGGCAAATATGATATTGATTATATAACCGCGCTCGCGCCGGACCGCATCTTCGTTATCGGACTGCACGACCAGGCGCATTGTATAAACAGCCTCACGGGGGAAATCCTCTGGCGGCATGCCGGCATGCACTATCCGGTGATGCACGGCGGCACGCTTTATTGCGGACTCGACGACAAGCGTTTCGGCGCGCTCGATCCCGCCACCGGCGCGGAGCTTTGGAGTGTCGGCGTGGGCTCGGAAGTCCGGACGCCCGTTCAGATTCACGAGGGCAGGCTCGCCATTTTCAGCGCGGGGCGGGCAGTTGTCGCCGTGGATATCGCGGCGCGCGCGCAGCACTGGAAACTCACCCAGGACGAACGCGCGCCCGACCAGATTTTGCTCTGGAAAAACCAGGCGGTCTTTATCTCCCCGAAACTCGGCGAGGACATGCTTTGTTATGTGGACATTGCCAGCGGCGCAAAGACCGACGAGCAGTCCGTTAACATACACGATTCGCCCATGCTTCTGGTCGGCGACACCGCCTGGGCGCTCCTGTATCAGGAGCTTCACCGGCTGGACTTGGGCACGGGCAAATGCCTCCCCACGGGACACGAATTTGAGGACGACTCGCGCTGGCGCGATTACAGCGTGCGCCGGGTCATGCACCACGACGGGAAATTGTATATATTCACCTCCCTCCAGCCGCGTCAAAAGGACGCCGACGGCAATCGCGAAAAAAACACATACCGCCTCTGCGTCATCGACGGCAACAAGGCGCTGACGGTGACCGATTGCGAGTCCGATGGCGCGGTGGCGATCGCGGGCGACAAATTTATTCACCTCTCCCATGCCGACAGAAGGCTGGGAGTTTATAATTTGAACACAAAGGCGTGGGCCCACTGGCATTTCCCGTGGTTCACCGGCAGCGACGAGGTGGAGCGCCACATGCACATCTCCGACGGCTGCATATTCGTCAGCCAGAAAGGCGGCGACAAGCACGCCGAGCGCGACCTTCTCTATGTGATCGGCTGA
- the hflX gene encoding GTPase HflX, which translates to MADFLTATPSTDDSKKCERAFLVGVQTPGMKPGEARELLDELRELVENLGIGVVSEELVNLRTPNAATLLGSGKTHAVIAAARAAHADLIVIDEPLSPAQQRNWEKESGVAVIDREEVILDIFAERASTREAVLQVALARMEYSLPRLTRAWTHLSRQRGRGKLGGEGETQLEQDRRIVRDRITHLRLELSKVVSQRDVQRHRRMRVPVPTASIVGYTNAGKSTLLNRLTGAHVLAENKLFATLDPTTRQLVLPNNQKLLVTDTVGFIRRLPHRLVEAFKATLEEVIVSDFLIHVIDVSNPDFEKHHATTLAVLDELGAADKTIVTVFNKTDLADATARARALALAPDACFVSAATGENVDVLLARCAGLIADQYASARLYIPHTRYDLVAKLHKLGHVQHEEQFDTGVYVEGRIPPALAAAYEAFAVAKKPTGKKKRKQ; encoded by the coding sequence ATGGCAGATTTTCTCACAGCCACGCCATCGACCGATGATTCCAAGAAATGCGAGCGCGCCTTTCTCGTCGGCGTGCAAACTCCGGGCATGAAACCCGGCGAGGCCCGCGAGTTGCTCGATGAGCTTCGCGAACTTGTTGAAAACCTCGGCATCGGCGTCGTCTCCGAGGAGCTTGTCAATTTGCGCACGCCCAATGCCGCCACGCTGCTCGGCTCGGGCAAGACGCATGCGGTCATCGCGGCGGCCCGCGCCGCGCACGCCGACTTGATCGTCATTGACGAGCCGCTCTCGCCCGCGCAACAGCGCAACTGGGAAAAGGAATCCGGCGTTGCAGTTATCGACCGCGAGGAGGTGATCCTCGATATTTTTGCCGAGCGCGCCAGCACGCGCGAAGCCGTGCTTCAAGTCGCGCTCGCCCGCATGGAATACTCGTTGCCGCGCCTCACTCGCGCGTGGACGCATCTTTCGCGCCAGCGCGGACGCGGAAAGCTTGGCGGCGAGGGCGAGACGCAGCTCGAGCAGGACCGCCGCATTGTGCGCGACCGCATCACGCACCTGCGCCTCGAGCTCTCCAAGGTCGTCAGCCAGCGCGACGTGCAGCGCCACCGGCGCATGCGCGTGCCGGTGCCGACCGCGTCGATTGTGGGCTACACCAACGCGGGCAAGTCCACGCTCCTCAACAGGCTCACCGGCGCGCATGTGCTCGCTGAAAACAAACTCTTCGCCACGCTCGACCCGACCACGCGCCAGCTCGTGCTGCCAAACAACCAGAAGCTCCTGGTCACGGACACCGTCGGCTTCATCCGGCGCCTGCCGCACCGCCTCGTGGAGGCGTTCAAGGCCACGCTCGAGGAGGTGATTGTATCCGATTTTCTGATACACGTCATCGACGTCTCGAACCCCGATTTTGAAAAGCACCACGCCACGACGCTCGCCGTGCTCGACGAGCTCGGCGCCGCGGACAAGACGATTGTCACGGTTTTCAACAAAACCGACCTCGCCGATGCCACCGCGCGCGCGCGTGCGCTGGCGCTTGCGCCCGACGCGTGTTTTGTGAGCGCGGCCACTGGTGAAAACGTGGACGTCCTGCTTGCCCGCTGCGCCGGGCTGATTGCCGACCAATACGCGTCCGCGCGACTGTATATTCCGCACACCCGTTACGACCTTGTTGCGAAACTGCACAAGCTCGGGCATGTGCAGCACGAGGAGCAATTTGACACCGGCGTGTATGTTGAAGGCCGCATTCCGCCCGCGCTTGCCGCCGCTTACGAAGCGTTTGCCGTTGCGAAAAAGCCGACAGGAAAGAAGAAACGAAAACAGTAA